In Pelosinus sp. UFO1, one genomic interval encodes:
- a CDS encoding alanine/ornithine racemase family PLP-dependent enzyme, translating into MRGCPMLEIDLEKIRYNSIQVVEKCHQKGIAVIGVTKGFSAMHQIVSAMVEGGINGLADSRMENVIELRERGFTQPITMLRLPGLSNVINVVQHTNTSINSEITVIKALAKAAKKLKKIHKVILMVDVGDLREGILQENVLDIARQISFLKEIELSGLGTNMGCFGGILPSSKNLGTLVEMGRAVESQLGHKIEIISGGGTSSLLLVENNQIPAGVNQLRIGEGILLGTDTTNSRKIPWLHHDAFLLRAEVIEVNCKPTIPTGIIGRDAFGNIPEFIDIGIRKRAIVSMGKQDVNIDGIRPIDKKIIVLGASSDHLIADITDSEQTIKVGDQIAFSLTYAGVLSVSDSKYVGKKFKGGTDD; encoded by the coding sequence ATGCGTGGTTGTCCAATGCTTGAGATTGACCTAGAAAAAATCAGGTATAACTCCATTCAAGTAGTAGAAAAATGTCACCAAAAAGGGATAGCCGTAATTGGTGTTACTAAAGGGTTCAGTGCTATGCACCAAATCGTCTCTGCCATGGTGGAAGGTGGCATTAACGGTTTGGCGGATTCCAGGATGGAGAACGTCATTGAACTTAGAGAAAGAGGCTTTACTCAACCGATTACTATGCTTAGGCTTCCAGGGTTAAGCAACGTTATAAATGTTGTTCAGCATACCAATACTAGTATTAATTCAGAAATAACTGTAATCAAGGCATTAGCGAAAGCGGCTAAGAAATTAAAAAAAATACACAAAGTGATTCTAATGGTTGACGTCGGTGACCTTCGTGAAGGAATACTGCAGGAAAATGTACTTGATATTGCAAGGCAAATTTCTTTTTTAAAAGAAATAGAACTATCGGGATTAGGAACAAATATGGGATGTTTTGGCGGCATTCTGCCCAGTTCTAAGAATTTAGGGACTTTAGTTGAAATGGGGCGTGCTGTGGAATCTCAATTAGGTCATAAAATTGAGATTATCTCCGGGGGCGGGACGTCTAGTTTACTTCTGGTAGAAAATAATCAAATTCCTGCTGGAGTTAATCAATTGAGAATTGGTGAAGGTATATTGTTAGGTACAGACACGACCAATAGTCGCAAAATACCATGGCTTCACCATGATGCTTTCCTTTTGCGAGCAGAGGTAATTGAGGTTAATTGCAAGCCAACTATACCTACGGGAATTATTGGTAGAGATGCTTTTGGTAATATCCCGGAATTTATCGACATCGGGATCAGAAAAAGAGCAATTGTATCTATGGGGAAACAGGATGTCAATATTGATGGCATTAGGCCAATTGACAAAAAAATAATAGTATTAGGAGCGAGTAGCGATCATCTCATCGCTGATATTACAGACTCTGAACAAACAATAAAGGTTGGGGACCAAATTGCATTTTCTCTAACCTATGCGGGGGTGCTTTCAGTCAGTGATTCAAAGTATGTGGGAAAGAAATTCAAAGGGGGAACCGATGATTGA
- a CDS encoding GNAT family N-acetyltransferase: MIELVREIEPKLIQRLVQLEKEAFGEGGMNAWHLVPLIRHGRVYVFKKNIEIIGLIQYMLDWDSPQKAYMVGVSISKDSQGLGLGTELLKKSLKALYRENIEKVELTVDRNNVAAVKIYESKLGFKVTDCRKDEYGEGEDRLVMVLSLADFANNDECRVDQTR, from the coding sequence ATGATTGAACTGGTGCGAGAAATTGAACCTAAACTGATTCAGCGTTTAGTTCAGTTAGAAAAAGAAGCTTTTGGCGAAGGTGGAATGAATGCGTGGCATCTTGTACCGCTAATTCGGCATGGTCGTGTCTATGTTTTTAAAAAAAATATAGAAATTATTGGACTAATTCAGTATATGCTGGATTGGGATAGTCCACAAAAAGCCTATATGGTCGGAGTTTCAATATCCAAAGACTCTCAGGGGCTAGGTCTCGGGACTGAATTACTTAAGAAGAGCTTAAAAGCTTTATATAGGGAAAATATTGAAAAAGTAGAACTAACAGTGGATCGAAATAATGTTGCAGCAGTTAAAATTTATGAGAGCAAATTGGGATTCAAGGTTACGGATTGCCGGAAAGACGAGTATGGTGAAGGCGAAGATAGACTGGTAATGGTCCTATCGTTAGCTGACTTTGCAAATAACGACGAGTGCAGAGTCGATCAAACAAGGTGA
- a CDS encoding flavin reductase family protein, giving the protein MKKVKLPNRPFGPFPTMLVGVDVNGKPNYVTIGACGVVSLENVLYISLKNTHHSTLGVKENGYFSVNIPSADMVQKTDYCGVVSGKTVDKSMLFTSFYDDLGKAPMIKECPMNLLCKVINSVPMFGFEMFFGEIVAVYGNEECLSAGKLDPLKVNPMIMMGSSYFSLGQVVGQVFKEGVEFKKTQNE; this is encoded by the coding sequence GTGAAAAAAGTTAAGTTACCGAATAGGCCATTTGGCCCGTTTCCTACTATGCTTGTTGGCGTAGATGTCAATGGCAAACCTAATTACGTTACAATCGGTGCATGCGGAGTCGTGAGTCTTGAGAATGTACTATATATATCATTAAAAAATACCCATCACTCGACTTTGGGAGTCAAAGAAAATGGGTATTTCAGTGTTAATATACCTTCGGCAGATATGGTGCAAAAAACGGATTATTGCGGTGTGGTATCAGGAAAGACTGTAGACAAGTCAATGTTATTTACGTCTTTTTACGATGACCTAGGAAAGGCACCTATGATCAAAGAATGCCCGATGAACCTACTTTGCAAAGTTATTAATAGTGTGCCAATGTTTGGCTTCGAAATGTTCTTTGGGGAAATTGTGGCTGTGTATGGAAATGAGGAATGTCTGAGTGCAGGCAAACTAGATCCATTAAAGGTCAACCCGATGATTATGATGGGGTCGAGTTACTTTAGCCTGGGACAAGTAGTAGGTCAGGTTTTCAAAGAGGGAGTAGAATTTAAAAAAACACAAAATGAATAA
- the mrdA gene encoding penicillin-binding protein 2, with product MTKGSTSQRLNVLTFIIVSIFIALLSRLVWLQALHGEEFKQKAENNRIRLLPITAPRGTFYDRNGLPLVNNRPGFSISLVPIKGPIPKEIIVRLAEILGMNPDDIQKKMSQQGNPLLPTRIKSDVGPEIITKIEERREDLPGVVIEVQAVRSYIYNELGAHTFGYVGEISDSQLAKGKVSGYKSGDMLGKTGLEQVWDKELRGVDGGAQVEVNVSGKPVQMLGKKQPIAGNDLILTINAKIQRAAEKAMDERLKYLQDKLGNPEAKAAAAVVMNPQTGEILAIVSRPTFDPNKFNGGISAKDWKEINDNPNNPMQNRTIGASYPPGSAFKIVTGTAALETGKVTPEEKIFDSGRHRLAPAKGNAHNAALGWIDFRVALAKSDNVYFYELGNRLGIDTLEQWARKFGLGAVTGINLPDEDDGLVANQRYKKKVYDEDWVISETFDAAIGQGFNLATPLQMAVVTSIAANGGHRYRPYLVSKMVSPSGQVVQTFEPEELGTVPMSPSTLNAIRTGLRDVVTPSGTAGYIFEGFPVPIAGKTSTAENPHGDDHGWFVAYGPYDNPTIAIAVIVEQGGYGSDSAAPIARKIMEAAFDLPPSRDAADIYAEEWQTKQNNKITSQ from the coding sequence GTGACAAAAGGATCTACTAGTCAACGCCTCAACGTACTCACATTTATTATCGTTTCTATCTTTATCGCTCTTCTCAGTAGACTAGTATGGCTACAAGCTCTCCATGGCGAGGAATTCAAACAGAAAGCAGAGAATAACCGAATCCGATTGTTACCGATTACAGCCCCCCGGGGAACCTTTTACGACAGGAATGGATTACCGCTGGTAAATAATCGGCCTGGTTTTTCTATCTCTCTCGTACCAATCAAAGGACCCATTCCTAAGGAAATCATTGTAAGACTGGCTGAAATACTTGGAATGAATCCAGATGACATTCAAAAGAAAATGAGCCAACAAGGTAATCCTCTTCTACCAACAAGAATCAAATCCGATGTCGGACCTGAAATTATCACTAAAATTGAAGAGCGTCGAGAAGATCTTCCCGGTGTAGTCATCGAAGTCCAGGCAGTAAGAAGCTACATATACAATGAACTCGGCGCTCATACCTTCGGATATGTAGGTGAAATTAGTGACTCTCAATTGGCAAAAGGAAAAGTAAGTGGTTATAAATCGGGAGACATGCTTGGAAAAACGGGACTAGAGCAAGTATGGGATAAGGAGCTGCGCGGTGTCGATGGCGGAGCCCAAGTAGAGGTTAATGTTTCTGGTAAGCCTGTACAAATGCTTGGCAAAAAACAGCCTATCGCTGGAAACGATCTTATTCTAACTATTAATGCTAAAATCCAGCGAGCAGCTGAAAAAGCTATGGACGAACGTTTAAAATACCTTCAAGATAAACTAGGGAATCCAGAAGCAAAAGCGGCTGCTGCCGTCGTAATGAATCCCCAAACGGGAGAAATTCTTGCTATCGTAAGCCGTCCTACATTTGATCCAAATAAATTTAATGGTGGTATTTCTGCGAAGGACTGGAAAGAGATTAATGATAATCCAAATAATCCAATGCAAAATAGAACCATCGGTGCATCATATCCCCCCGGCTCTGCATTCAAGATTGTTACTGGGACTGCTGCCTTAGAGACTGGGAAAGTAACTCCGGAAGAAAAGATTTTTGATTCTGGCAGGCATAGACTGGCACCTGCTAAAGGTAATGCTCACAACGCCGCTCTGGGTTGGATTGATTTTAGAGTCGCTCTTGCCAAATCGGATAACGTCTACTTCTACGAATTAGGCAATCGCTTAGGTATTGATACGCTAGAGCAATGGGCTCGTAAATTTGGCCTTGGAGCAGTCACTGGCATCAATTTACCTGATGAGGATGACGGACTCGTTGCAAATCAGCGGTATAAGAAAAAAGTGTACGATGAAGATTGGGTAATTTCCGAAACCTTTGATGCCGCAATTGGACAAGGATTTAATTTAGCAACACCGCTTCAGATGGCTGTAGTAACCAGTATAGCTGCCAATGGTGGGCATCGCTATCGTCCGTACCTGGTAAGCAAAATGGTTTCACCGAGCGGTCAAGTTGTACAAACTTTTGAACCTGAAGAGCTAGGTACTGTACCCATGTCGCCTTCTACGTTAAATGCCATTCGAACAGGTCTGCGTGATGTTGTTACCCCCTCTGGTACTGCTGGATACATATTCGAAGGCTTTCCTGTCCCGATTGCCGGAAAAACAAGTACCGCAGAAAATCCTCATGGAGATGATCACGGATGGTTTGTAGCATATGGCCCTTATGACAATCCAACCATAGCAATCGCCGTTATCGTAGAACAAGGCGGTTATGGATCCGACTCAGCAGCACCGATTGCACGAAAAATAATGGAAGCCGCCTTTGATTTACCACCGAGCCGAGATGCAGCAGATATATATGCCGAAGAATGGCAGACAAAGCAGAACAACAAGATTACCTCACAATAA
- a CDS encoding sigma-54-dependent Fis family transcriptional regulator, whose protein sequence is MKTIGILTLVPSDLNEFIQSNLEEVLKDYVIINNYYLSYFSPGDIINDDIVVVTAQSHAMKARNYISANSRIIVLRRSLPSSEIYKITALPKGTNVLVVNDSLETTSDAVAFLYQIGITHLNFVPHDSTKEFLDINIAITLGEAGTVPPHVKIIIDVGHRCIDISTFLTILNHFNIDSHETRRRLIKYSERIVTMDSGVQNQYKDLFMKNIQLDTIVNLSHDGILLTDKDHFILLYNKKFSQIFEINDNIIGKHLSHVIPDSLLPNSNQSIYTNELIEFKERSLLVSNSKIEHLGEPAGIYYDFQEVTHIRHLEKSLSKKLRDKGLVTRYSFASIQTKSPKMEDCIKFAKRIAPTNLTVLITGESGTGKELMAHAIHDASPRSIYPFVAINCASFPENLLESELFGYEAGSFTGAIKEGKSGLFEQANNGTIFLDEVGDMPPSVQVRLLRVLQERQIMRVGSQRVIDVDHRVIAATNKNLQAEIQKGTFRQDLFYRLNVLPIIVPPLRERPEDVIHLFHLLMKNYHNKNITLTAEAANMLLNYKWPGNIRELTNTVAYISLITTDIVDLNNLPAYIFDTQADFNQELTYLTSRCDSEKIHQILTNLSHHTLGIGRKSLENQCAASLINTTESEIRRMLSVLSELGLVDSQVGRRGSRITSKGLLFLNWIKR, encoded by the coding sequence ATGAAAACCATTGGCATCCTTACTCTAGTTCCATCCGACCTTAATGAATTTATCCAAAGCAATTTAGAAGAAGTTTTGAAAGACTATGTAATAATAAATAATTACTATTTATCCTATTTTAGTCCTGGCGATATTATTAATGATGACATTGTTGTTGTTACAGCCCAGAGCCACGCAATGAAAGCCCGAAATTATATTTCTGCCAATAGCCGTATTATCGTCCTACGTCGTTCCCTTCCTAGTAGTGAAATTTATAAAATTACTGCCCTTCCTAAAGGTACTAACGTACTTGTAGTAAATGATTCTTTAGAAACAACCAGTGACGCAGTGGCTTTTTTATATCAGATCGGTATTACTCACCTAAATTTTGTCCCTCATGATAGTACCAAAGAATTTCTTGATATCAATATTGCCATTACCCTAGGAGAAGCTGGTACAGTTCCTCCTCACGTTAAAATAATAATCGACGTAGGTCACCGCTGCATTGATATCTCTACATTTTTGACAATTTTAAACCATTTTAATATTGATTCACACGAAACAAGGAGACGCCTTATCAAATATTCAGAAAGAATTGTTACAATGGATAGCGGCGTCCAAAATCAATATAAAGATCTTTTTATGAAAAACATTCAGCTGGACACTATTGTTAATCTTTCTCATGATGGGATTCTGCTAACTGATAAGGATCATTTCATATTGCTATATAATAAAAAATTTAGTCAAATATTCGAAATCAACGATAATATTATTGGGAAACATCTCTCACATGTAATTCCCGATTCATTGCTCCCTAATTCAAACCAAAGCATTTATACTAACGAATTAATTGAGTTCAAGGAACGCTCCTTGCTTGTAAGCAATAGTAAAATCGAACACCTTGGCGAACCAGCGGGAATATACTATGACTTTCAAGAAGTAACCCATATTCGCCACTTGGAAAAAAGTCTCTCAAAGAAGTTACGGGATAAAGGTTTAGTGACCCGATATTCCTTTGCAAGTATTCAAACAAAGTCGCCCAAGATGGAGGACTGCATCAAATTCGCCAAACGAATCGCTCCAACAAATTTAACAGTACTTATTACAGGAGAAAGTGGTACCGGCAAAGAACTTATGGCTCATGCTATTCATGATGCCTCCCCTCGATCGATCTATCCATTTGTGGCGATCAACTGCGCCTCCTTTCCAGAAAACTTACTAGAAAGTGAACTATTTGGTTATGAGGCGGGTTCTTTCACTGGTGCAATCAAAGAAGGTAAATCAGGTTTATTCGAGCAGGCTAACAATGGCACTATTTTTTTAGATGAGGTAGGAGACATGCCTCCATCGGTGCAAGTACGTCTACTGAGGGTACTCCAAGAACGTCAGATTATGCGTGTCGGATCCCAAAGGGTAATCGACGTAGATCACCGAGTAATCGCGGCCACTAACAAAAATCTACAAGCCGAAATACAAAAGGGCACCTTTCGCCAGGACTTATTTTACCGTCTGAATGTCCTCCCCATCATCGTCCCACCGCTTAGGGAACGCCCCGAGGATGTCATCCACTTATTTCATTTATTAATGAAAAACTATCATAATAAAAATATTACTCTGACTGCGGAAGCTGCAAATATGTTACTGAATTACAAGTGGCCAGGCAATATTCGGGAGTTAACCAATACCGTGGCATATATTTCATTAATAACCACTGATATTGTAGATCTTAACAATTTACCTGCATATATTTTCGATACCCAAGCTGATTTTAATCAGGAACTTACGTACTTAACTAGCCGCTGCGACAGTGAAAAAATCCATCAAATACTTACTAACCTTTCTCACCATACCCTTGGTATCGGGAGAAAATCTTTGGAAAATCAATGTGCCGCATCCTTGATAAATACTACGGAAAGTGAAATCAGACGGATGCTGTCAGTACTTAGTGAGCTGGGGCTAGTTGATTCGCAAGTAGGTAGAAGGGGTAGCCGCATTACATCCAAAGGACTACTTTTCTTGAATTGGATAAAACGTTAA
- the yjeM gene encoding glutamate/gamma-aminobutyrate family transporter YjeM encodes MSEITRKKLTLIPLVLMIFTSVFGFTNIPRSFYLMGYSAIPWYVLSACTFFIPFAYMMAEYGAAFKKEKGGIYSWMEKSVGAKYAFVGTFMWYASYVVWMVNISSSIWIPFSNFLFGSDMTSTWTIFGLKATQTLGILGIMWILSVTFIATKGLDKITKFTSIGGTAVALLNVVLLLGAVTVFIANGGQFAEAVSADAFTNSPSPKYQSSISILSFLVFALFAYGGIEAVGGLVDETEKPEKNFPKGIIFSAGIIVIGYSLGIFLCGIFSNWNEVLSSKDVHMGNVAYILMKNLGYQIGHSLGYENSISLSLGMWMARLVGFSMFLALTGAFFTLCYAPLKQIIEGTPAKLWPGKMGEATNGMPINAMWIQCYMIIAFILLITFGGEGASRFFNKLILMTNVAMTLPYMFLSGAFAPFKKKTHIDKPFEVFKTYNSALIASVVVTLTVGFANIFTIIEPAINGDVESTIWCIVGPLFFSILAMIMYSRYEKREVLEETVSLKQ; translated from the coding sequence ATGTCCGAAATTACAAGGAAAAAATTAACATTAATTCCACTGGTTCTAATGATCTTTACATCGGTATTTGGCTTTACCAACATACCTCGATCCTTCTATCTCATGGGTTATAGCGCGATTCCATGGTATGTTCTTTCCGCTTGTACTTTTTTCATTCCCTTCGCCTATATGATGGCCGAATATGGTGCCGCCTTTAAAAAAGAAAAGGGTGGGATTTATTCATGGATGGAAAAATCAGTAGGAGCCAAGTATGCATTTGTGGGTACCTTTATGTGGTATGCATCTTATGTTGTCTGGATGGTTAACATTAGCTCCTCCATTTGGATTCCTTTCTCTAACTTTCTTTTCGGCTCTGATATGACATCTACTTGGACAATCTTCGGCTTAAAGGCAACACAAACACTGGGGATCTTAGGAATTATGTGGATTTTATCAGTAACCTTTATTGCAACAAAAGGATTGGACAAAATCACCAAATTCACTTCCATAGGTGGTACTGCTGTTGCACTACTTAACGTTGTATTGCTACTAGGAGCAGTTACTGTATTTATTGCAAATGGCGGACAGTTTGCCGAGGCAGTGAGCGCAGACGCCTTTACGAATTCCCCTAGTCCTAAATATCAATCATCTATCTCTATTCTCTCATTCTTAGTATTCGCTCTTTTCGCTTATGGTGGTATCGAAGCCGTTGGTGGTTTGGTCGATGAAACCGAAAAACCAGAAAAGAACTTTCCAAAAGGAATTATTTTTTCTGCCGGAATTATAGTAATTGGCTATTCTCTAGGAATTTTTCTTTGTGGGATATTTAGCAACTGGAATGAAGTTCTGTCTTCAAAAGATGTCCATATGGGGAATGTTGCCTATATACTTATGAAAAATCTTGGATATCAAATAGGCCATAGTTTGGGTTATGAAAATTCCATTTCCCTGTCATTAGGGATGTGGATGGCCCGATTGGTAGGATTCTCTATGTTTTTAGCCCTTACTGGTGCCTTTTTTACATTGTGTTATGCACCCCTCAAACAAATTATAGAAGGTACTCCAGCTAAATTATGGCCTGGGAAAATGGGCGAGGCCACAAATGGAATGCCAATTAACGCGATGTGGATTCAATGCTATATGATAATTGCTTTTATTCTACTAATTACTTTTGGCGGTGAGGGTGCATCTAGATTCTTCAATAAATTAATACTTATGACTAACGTAGCCATGACGCTACCGTACATGTTTTTGTCTGGCGCATTTGCTCCTTTTAAGAAAAAAACTCACATAGATAAACCTTTTGAAGTATTTAAAACTTACAATAGCGCCTTGATAGCTAGTGTTGTTGTTACTTTAACGGTTGGCTTTGCTAACATCTTCACCATCATTGAACCAGCAATAAATGGTGATGTTGAATCCACAATTTGGTGTATTGTTGGGCCTTTATTCTTTAGTATATTAGCAATGATTATGTATTCACGCTATGAGAAAAGAGAAGTATTGGAAGAGACAGTCTCACTCAAACAATAG
- a CDS encoding type II asparaginase, producing the protein MKKNIVIIGTGGTIAGKASCSTETLCYTSAMVSIDNLIQEVPEIHSIANVTGEQISQVDSGDMTCDLWLMLALRINEMLATSDVDGIVITHGTDTLEETAYLLHLVIKSEKPVVLVGAMRPFSAMSADGPMNLYKAVTLAASNAAVGKGVLVSLNNTINCGREVTKTNTLLQDSFQSPDVGYLGYLQGGEPHFYRLPARKHTISSGFDVTKLTALPQVEIIYGYLNSSPLLAEAAVATGAKGIVYAGLGNGSMSKNVRDALSNLAKQGIVIVRSTRVASGIVTRNGAVDDELYHFVASDTLSPQKARILLMLALTQTNNSTEIQRMFWDY; encoded by the coding sequence ATGAAAAAAAATATTGTGATTATTGGTACAGGGGGTACTATTGCTGGCAAAGCATCCTGTTCAACAGAAACGCTTTGCTATACATCGGCGATGGTGTCCATTGACAACCTAATTCAGGAGGTTCCAGAAATACATAGTATCGCAAACGTAACTGGTGAACAAATATCTCAAGTCGACAGTGGTGATATGACATGTGATTTATGGCTGATGTTAGCTTTGCGTATTAATGAAATGCTTGCCACCAGTGACGTGGATGGAATCGTGATTACTCACGGGACTGATACACTTGAAGAAACTGCCTATTTATTACATTTGGTAATAAAAAGTGAAAAACCTGTCGTTCTGGTAGGAGCCATGCGTCCTTTTTCTGCCATGAGTGCCGATGGGCCAATGAATCTTTATAAAGCAGTGACTTTGGCAGCAAGCAATGCGGCAGTCGGGAAAGGTGTATTAGTTTCTTTGAACAATACGATTAACTGCGGCCGTGAGGTGACTAAGACAAACACATTATTGCAGGATAGTTTTCAATCCCCCGATGTCGGATATCTAGGTTATTTGCAGGGGGGCGAACCCCATTTTTATCGACTTCCAGCACGTAAACATACTATTTCTTCGGGTTTTGATGTAACAAAGCTGACAGCGTTACCTCAAGTTGAGATTATTTACGGTTACTTAAATAGCAGTCCATTGCTAGCGGAGGCTGCCGTAGCAACAGGAGCCAAAGGAATTGTTTATGCTGGTTTAGGGAATGGCAGTATGTCAAAAAACGTAAGAGATGCACTTTCAAACCTTGCAAAGCAAGGTATCGTGATTGTTAGGAGTACTCGCGTGGCGAGTGGAATTGTTACTCGTAACGGCGCAGTTGATGATGAACTTTATCATTTTGTTGCATCTGATACTTTAAGCCCTCAAAAAGCGAGAATCCTTCTTATGTTGGCTCTAACACAAACGAATAACTCTACGGAAATACAACGAATGTTTTGGGACTACTAA
- a CDS encoding S-layer homology domain-containing protein has product MRKKLLKTLILGSLLSVSATAFAANPFELVPTSNWTYDAIDKLVQAGVYEGYRDMNFSKQQTFTRYELATFVGKAMANQNKADTEQKATINKLATEFKVELGNLGVYSLATTPATTPATAPAVARVDKVKISGDTRFRYEHTKSTKFSDDVNFRTRFNVDVDLDDTWKFRTRFVNSNNITAYDGNDDSGSSTTKVDLSFVKGTVGDVGVSLGRLPLALGKGMLVDTDKNWNGAKFDFGDKIKAQVGYARAGDKKKAKYFFTDVTTNLTKDLDVTASYLKDSGTKIDAAEYKAWTAGFGYNGLKNLAVVGEYGKNSVKSAKAWMTGLTFRQADRKKVGSWSASTIYRKAAPGFDPQYWSTVDASYAVENSAMDDIQGIEYAVDYVPMKGAILHVSYGDMKNYAGDSSDNRQYFISNLSYKF; this is encoded by the coding sequence ATGAGAAAAAAATTACTTAAGACCTTAATTTTGGGATCCTTACTGAGCGTGTCAGCCACGGCTTTTGCCGCCAATCCTTTCGAACTTGTGCCGACGAGTAACTGGACTTACGATGCAATCGACAAACTCGTTCAAGCTGGTGTTTATGAAGGATATAGGGACATGAATTTTAGTAAACAGCAAACTTTTACCCGTTATGAATTGGCTACCTTTGTAGGCAAGGCAATGGCGAATCAAAATAAGGCGGATACAGAGCAAAAAGCCACTATTAATAAATTAGCCACAGAATTTAAGGTTGAACTAGGCAATCTCGGAGTTTATTCTTTGGCAACAACACCAGCAACAACACCAGCTACCGCACCTGCCGTTGCCCGCGTTGATAAAGTTAAGATTTCCGGTGATACTCGTTTTCGTTATGAGCATACAAAAAGCACTAAATTCTCGGATGATGTAAACTTTAGAACAAGATTTAACGTTGATGTGGATCTGGACGACACCTGGAAGTTTCGTACTCGCTTCGTTAATAGTAACAATATTACTGCATATGATGGTAATGACGACAGTGGAAGTTCGACTACAAAAGTCGATTTATCCTTTGTAAAAGGTACCGTTGGTGATGTTGGAGTATCCCTTGGCAGATTGCCGTTAGCATTGGGGAAAGGTATGTTAGTAGATACTGATAAAAATTGGAATGGAGCTAAGTTTGATTTTGGCGATAAGATCAAAGCTCAGGTCGGTTATGCACGAGCAGGGGATAAGAAAAAAGCAAAGTACTTCTTTACCGATGTTACAACCAATTTAACTAAAGATCTCGACGTTACCGCATCCTATTTAAAGGATTCTGGCACTAAAATAGATGCTGCCGAATATAAGGCTTGGACAGCTGGGTTTGGCTATAATGGGCTTAAGAATCTTGCGGTAGTTGGTGAGTATGGTAAAAACAGTGTTAAAAGTGCCAAAGCATGGATGACGGGGCTGACTTTCAGACAAGCTGATCGTAAAAAAGTAGGTTCTTGGAGTGCAAGTACTATTTACAGAAAGGCAGCGCCAGGATTTGATCCACAATATTGGAGTACAGTAGATGCCTCCTATGCTGTGGAAAACAGTGCCATGGACGATATTCAAGGCATTGAATATGCTGTAGATTATGTTCCGATGAAAGGTGCAATACTTCATGTAAGTTATGGTGATATGAAAAATTATGCTGGAGATAGCAGCGATAATCGCCAATATTTTATCAGTAACCTTAGCTATAAATTCTAG